One Panicum virgatum strain AP13 chromosome 9K, P.virgatum_v5, whole genome shotgun sequence genomic region harbors:
- the LOC120646687 gene encoding subtilisin-like protease SBT1.6, giving the protein MAAPRCPFPILLLLALLALSAPALPRADGAEEARKTYIFRVEHRAKPSVFPTHAHWYASAAFASSPQAAPLQPLHVYGTVFHGFSASVPPSRAAELRRHPAVLAAFEDLARPLHTTRSPQFMGLRARLGLWSLADYGSDVIVGVLDTGVWPERRSLSDRNLPPIPARWRGGCDAGPGFPASSCNRKLVGARFFSQGHAAHYGASAVASNGSVEFMSPRDADGHGTHTATTAAGSVAYEASMEGYASGVAKGVAPKARVAAYKVCWKGAGCMDSDILAGFDRAVADGVDVISVSIGGGSGVTAPFYLDPIAIGAYGAVSRGVFVATSAGNEGPTSMSVTNVAPWLATVGAGTIDRNFPAEIVLGDGRRLSGVSLYSGKPLTNASLPLYYPGRTGGLSASLCMENSIDPSLIKGKIVVCDRGSSPRVAKGMVVKEAGGAAMVLTNGEANGEGLVGDAHVLPACAVGEKEGDTLKAYAANASNPTATISFEGTVVGVKPAPVVASFSARGPNGLVPEILKPDFIAPGVNILAAWTGATGPTGLEADTRRTEFNILSGTSMACPHASGAAALLRSAHPGWSPAAIRSAMMTTAVVTDNRGGPVGDEAEPGRAATPFDYGAGHITLGKALDPGLVYDAGEEDYVAFMCSIGYEPNEIEVVTHKPVSCPAAAAAGSDLNYPSISVVLRGGNQSRTVTRTATNVGAPASATYTARVQMAAGSGVSVSVKPERLVFSPGARKQSFAVTVAAAPSAPPAAAPVHGYLAWSDGGGGHEVRSPIVVTWLQPM; this is encoded by the coding sequence ATGGCGGCTCCTCGCTGCCCGTTCCCcatcctcctcctgctcgcgcTGCTGGCGCtgtcggcgccggcgctgccgcgcgccgacggcgcggaggaggcgaggAAGACGTACATCTTCCGCGTGGAACACCGCGCCAAGCCGTCCGTGTTCCCCACCCACGCGCACTGGTACGCCTCCGCGGCCTTCGCCTCGTCCCCTCAGGCCGCCCCGCTCCAGCCGCTCCACGTCTACGGCACCGTCTTCCACGGCTTCTCCGCGTCCGTGCCGCCGTCCCGCGCCGCGGAGCTGcggcgccacccggccgtgctCGCCGCCTTCGAGGACCTGGCGCGGCCGCTGCACACCACCCGGTCGCCGCAGTTCATGGGCCTCCGCGCGCGGCTCGGGCTCTGGTCCCTCGCCGACTACGGCTCCGACGTCATCGTCGGGGTGCTCGACACGGGCGTCTGGCCCGAGCGCCGGAGCCTGTCGGACCGGAACCTGCCGCCCATCCccgcgcggtggcgcggcggctgcgACGCCGGGCCCGGGTTCCCGGCGTCGTCCTGCAACAGGAAGCTCGTCGGCGCGCGCTTCTTCTCGCAGGGCCACGCCGCGCACTACGGCGCATCGGCCGTGGCGTCCAACGGGTCCGTGGAGTTCATGTCCCCGCGCGACGCCGACGGGCACGGGACGCAcacggccaccaccgccgcgggcAGCGTCGCGTACGAGGCCAGCATGGAGGGGTACGCGTCCGGGGTCGCCAAGGGCGTCGCGCCCAAGGCCAGGGTGGCCGCGTACAAGGTGTGCTGGAAGGGGGCAGGCTGCATGGACTCCGACATCCTCGCCGGCTTCGACCGCGCCGTGGCCGACGGCGTCGACGTCATCTCCGTTTcgatcggcggcggcagcggcgtgaCGGCGCCGTTCTACCTCGACCCCATCGCGATCGGCGCGTACGGCGCCGTCTCCCGGGGAGTCTTCGTGGCCACCTCTGCTGGAAACGAGGGGCCAACTTCCATGTCCGTGACCAACGTCGCCCCGTGGCTCGCCACCGTGGGCGCCGGCACCATCGACCGCAATTTCCCCGCTGAAATCGTGCTCGGCGACGGCAGACGCTTGTCAGGTGTGTCGCTGTACTCCGGCAAGCCTCTGACCAATGCATCGTTGCCGTTGTACTACCCGGGGAGGACAGGCGGGCTGTCCGCTTCGCTGTGCATGGAGAACTCCATCGACCCGTCACTGATCAAAGGCAAGATCGTCGTGTGCGACCGCGGCAGCAGCCCGCGCGTGGCCAAGGGAATGGTTGTCAAGGAAGCTGGTGGCGCGGCGATGGTTCTGACCAACGGAGAGGCCAACGGCGAAGGCCTGGTTGGAGACGCCCATGTCCTCCCTGCTTGCGCGGTGGGGGAGAAGGAGGGCGACACGCTGAAAGCCTACGCTGCAAACGCCTCCAACCCGACGGCAACAATTAGCTTCGAGGGCACGGTGGTCGGCGTCAAGCCGGCGCCAGTGGTGGCCTCGTTCTCGGCGCGTGGACCCAACGGGCTCGTCCCGGAAATCCTCAAGCCGGACTTCATCGCCCCGGGCGTCAACATCCTCGCGGCGTGGACGGGCGCCAcggggccgaccggcctggaAGCCGATACCCGCCGCACGGAGTTCAACATACTGTCGGGGACGTCCATGGCGTGCCCGCACGcgagcggcgccgcggcgctccTCCGGTCCGCGCACCCcgggtggtcgccggcggcgatacGGTCCGCGATGATGACGACGGCTGTCGTGACCGACAACCGCGGCGGGCCCGTGGGCGACGAGGCGGAGCCCGGGCGCGCCGCGACGCCGTTCGACTACGGCGCGGGGCACATCACGCTGGGCAAGGCACTGGACCCCGGCCTTGTGTACGACGCCGGGGAGGAGGACTACGTCGCGTTCATGTGCAGCATCGGGTACGAGCCGAACGAGATCGAGGTGGTGACGCACAAGCCCGTGTcgtgccccgcggcggcggcggcgggctccgacCTCAACTACCCGTCCATCTCCGTGGTGCTCCGCGGCGGCAACCAGTCCCGGACGGTGACCCGCACGGCGACGAACGTCGGCGCGCCGGCGTCCGCGACGTACACGGCGCGCGTGCAGAtggcggcgggcagcggcgtGTCCGTGTCCGTGAAGCCCGAGAGGCTCGTGTTCTCGCCGGGCGCCAGGAAGCAGAGCTTCGCGGTGACCGTGGCCGCGGCGCCGtccgccccgcccgccgcggcgcccgtgCACGGGTACCTCGCCTggtcggacggcggcggcgggcacgagGTGCGGAGCCCCATCGTGGTGACGTGGCTGCAGCCCATGTGA
- the LOC120646686 gene encoding actin-depolymerizing factor 5-like: MSKEPAAGKRRGGGPKNRTPPFPRRGVHPQRSAAMAMAYKMATEGMNVKEECQRWFMEMKWKKVHRFVVFKIDERSRAVLVDKVGGPGEGYEELVAALPGDDCRYAVFDFDFVTVDNCQKSKIFFIAWSPAASRIRAKILYATSKQGLRRLLDGVHYEVQATDPSEMGFDVIRGRAQ, translated from the exons ATGTCAAAAGAACCCGCGGCagggaagaggagaggagggggtcCCAAGAACAGAACACCACCGTTCCCTCGCCGGGGCGTCCATCCGCAACGATCTGCAGCCATGGCGATGGCTTACAAGATG GCGACGGAGGGGATGAACGTGAAGGAGGAGTGCCAGCGCTGGTTCATGGAGATGAAGTGGAAGAAGGTGCACCGCTTCGTGGTGTTCAAGATCGACGAGCGGTCGCGCGCCGTGCTGGTGGACAAGGTGGGCGGCCCCGGCGAGGGGTACGAGGAGCTCGTCGCCGCGCTGCCCGGCGACGACTGCCGCTACGCCGTCTTCGACTTCGACTTCGTCACCGTCGACAACTGCCAGAAGAGCAAGATCTTCTTCATCGCCTG gtcgccggcggcgtcgaggatCCGAGCCAAGATCCTGTACGCGACGTCGAAGCAAGGCCTGCGGCGGCTGCTGGACGGGGTCCACTACGAGGTGCAGGCCACCGACCCCTCCGAGATGGGCTTCGACGTCATCAGAGGCCGCGCGCAATGA